One genomic segment of Hydrocarboniclastica marina includes these proteins:
- a CDS encoding FAD-dependent oxidoreductase yields MTERLSNDFQFIEVGRCDPDKVPARLRKKEFGEIYKPFKQERAAEQSHRCLHCGNPYCEWKCPVHNYIPNWLKLVSEGNILEAAELVHQTNTLPEVCGRVCPQDRLCEGACTLNDGFGAVTIGSVEKYIADTAFALGWRPDVSKVVWTDKKVAVIGAGPAGLGCADVLVRNGVKPVVFDRYPEIGGLLTFGIPEFKLEKSVMSLRREIFEEMGIEFRLNTEIGKDISVDELMEEYDAVFMGMGTYTYMKGGFPGEDLDGVYDALPYLISNANRRLGFEAQESDFINVKGKRVVVLGGGDTAMDCNRTAIRQQATSVTCAYRRDAANMPGSRREVANAKEEGVSFLFNRQPIAVIGEDKVEGVKVVKTQLGEPDGNGRRRPEPVPGSEEVIPADVVLVAFGFRPSPGDWFESQQVATDDSGRVLAPEHHDFPFQTANPKIFAGGDMVRGSDLVVTAIAEGRRAAAGILDYLDV; encoded by the coding sequence ATGACAGAAAGACTGAGCAACGATTTTCAGTTTATTGAAGTAGGTCGGTGCGATCCGGACAAGGTCCCTGCGCGCCTGCGCAAGAAAGAGTTCGGTGAGATCTATAAGCCCTTCAAGCAGGAGCGTGCAGCGGAGCAGTCCCATCGCTGCTTGCATTGCGGCAATCCGTATTGCGAATGGAAGTGCCCAGTACATAACTACATACCGAACTGGTTGAAGCTGGTTTCCGAGGGCAACATTCTTGAGGCCGCAGAGCTGGTCCATCAGACCAACACGCTGCCCGAGGTCTGTGGCAGGGTCTGTCCCCAGGACCGACTCTGCGAGGGCGCATGTACTCTTAACGATGGTTTTGGCGCCGTCACCATCGGTTCGGTCGAAAAATATATCGCCGATACCGCCTTTGCTCTCGGTTGGCGTCCTGATGTCTCCAAGGTGGTATGGACAGACAAGAAGGTCGCCGTTATCGGTGCCGGTCCTGCTGGGCTCGGATGCGCTGACGTTCTGGTCCGTAATGGGGTCAAGCCCGTCGTCTTCGATCGCTACCCGGAAATCGGTGGGCTGCTGACGTTCGGTATACCTGAGTTCAAACTCGAAAAAAGCGTGATGAGTCTGCGCCGCGAAATTTTTGAAGAGATGGGTATCGAGTTTCGCCTCAATACCGAAATCGGCAAAGACATCAGTGTCGATGAGCTGATGGAAGAATACGACGCTGTCTTTATGGGCATGGGAACCTATACCTATATGAAAGGCGGGTTTCCCGGCGAAGACCTGGATGGCGTCTACGACGCGTTGCCCTACCTGATTTCCAATGCGAATCGCCGTTTGGGGTTCGAGGCGCAGGAATCCGACTTCATCAACGTCAAAGGCAAGCGGGTAGTCGTGCTTGGTGGTGGTGATACGGCGATGGATTGCAACCGTACCGCGATTCGGCAGCAGGCCACGAGTGTTACCTGCGCCTATCGCCGGGATGCGGCCAATATGCCTGGTTCGCGTCGCGAAGTGGCCAATGCCAAGGAAGAGGGCGTGAGTTTCCTGTTCAATCGCCAGCCTATCGCGGTTATCGGGGAAGACAAGGTCGAGGGCGTCAAGGTTGTTAAAACCCAGTTGGGTGAGCCCGACGGGAACGGCCGCCGCCGGCCCGAGCCCGTACCCGGCAGTGAAGAGGTGATACCGGCTGATGTGGTACTGGTAGCGTTTGGCTTCCGACCCAGCCCGGGTGACTGGTTCGAATCCCAGCAGGTTGCCACTGACGACTCCGGTCGGGTACTGGCCCCCGAACATCATGATTTCCCTTTCCAGACCGCCAACCCCAAGATATTTGCCGGCGGGGACATGGTGCGCGGCTCCGATCTGGTGGTAACCGCCATAGCCGAAGGGCGTCGGGCTGCGGCCGGGATACTGGATTACCTGGACGTCTGA
- the hemE gene encoding uroporphyrinogen decarboxylase: MSELKNDRLLRALARQPVDVTPVWMMRQAGRYLPEYRQSRAQAGDFLSLCKNNEFACEVTLQPLERFDLDAAILFSDILTIPDAMGLGLYFETGEGPKFRKPVRTEGDVSALKVPDPDADLGYVMGAVRTIRSALAGRVPLIGFSGSPWTLATYMVEGGTSKDFRTIKRMMMAEPETLHALLGKLAESVTSYLNAQIRAGAQVVQIFDTWGGVLSARDYEAFSLGYMRQIIAGLLRESEGRKVPVIVFTKNGGQWLETIADSGADAVGLDWMTDIGRARARVGDYVALQGNMDPATLYGSPERIRAEVADILARYGQGPGHVFNLGHGIALDVDPDHAKVFIDAVHELSAPYHQ; this comes from the coding sequence ATGTCCGAACTCAAGAATGACCGTCTCCTGCGTGCCTTGGCGCGACAGCCCGTGGATGTCACCCCGGTGTGGATGATGCGCCAGGCGGGACGATATCTGCCGGAGTATCGTCAGAGCCGGGCCCAGGCCGGGGATTTTCTCAGTCTCTGCAAGAATAACGAATTTGCCTGCGAAGTGACCCTGCAGCCGCTTGAGCGCTTCGACCTCGACGCGGCCATTCTCTTCTCGGACATTCTGACGATTCCGGATGCCATGGGCCTGGGTCTGTACTTCGAGACGGGTGAAGGGCCGAAGTTTCGCAAACCAGTGCGAACAGAGGGGGACGTTTCAGCTTTGAAAGTGCCTGATCCTGATGCGGATCTCGGCTACGTAATGGGCGCGGTTCGCACAATCCGCTCAGCCCTTGCCGGCCGGGTTCCTCTTATCGGTTTCTCCGGGAGTCCCTGGACGCTCGCGACCTACATGGTAGAGGGCGGCACCAGCAAGGATTTCCGCACGATCAAGCGCATGATGATGGCCGAACCCGAGACGCTGCACGCCCTGCTGGGCAAGCTGGCAGAGTCAGTGACCAGCTATCTCAACGCCCAGATTCGGGCCGGGGCTCAGGTTGTGCAGATTTTCGATACCTGGGGCGGGGTACTCTCGGCTCGGGATTATGAAGCGTTCTCCCTCGGCTACATGCGCCAGATTATTGCGGGGCTGTTACGCGAAAGTGAAGGGCGCAAGGTGCCGGTGATCGTCTTTACCAAGAATGGCGGCCAGTGGCTTGAGACCATCGCCGATAGCGGCGCTGACGCCGTAGGTCTTGACTGGATGACCGATATTGGCCGGGCCAGGGCCCGGGTCGGCGATTATGTGGCGTTGCAGGGCAATATGGATCCCGCGACCCTATACGGAAGCCCGGAGCGCATCCGTGCTGAAGTTGCGGATATTCTTGCGCGCTATGGTCAGGGTCCGGGACACGTGTTCAATCTGGGCCATGGGATTGCCCTTGACGTCGACCCGGACCACGCAAAAGTGTTTATCGACGCCGTACATGAGCTGAGCGCTCCCTACCATCAGTAG
- the radA gene encoding DNA repair protein RadA, which yields MAKSKVAYVCSDCGSESAKWAGQCLSCKAWNTITEFRVGKASSAGASRREGYAGALSDVQQLDEIELSDSARMSTGIGEFDRVLGGGLVPGSAVLIGGHPGAGKSTLLLQALCLLAERQSVLYVTGEESLQQVALRARRLGLPTAGVRMLSETNVERIVQIAEREKPGVLVVDSIQVMHIADVESAPGSVSQVRESAAFLTRYAKQTQTVLFLVGHVTKDGSLAGPKVLEHMIDCSVLLEGTSDSRFRTLRGIKNRFGAVNELGVFAMLEQGLKEVKNPSAIFLNRASEAAPGSVVMVVWEGTRPLLVEVQALVDATQGGYPRRVAVGMDQNRLAMLLAVLHRHGGLHCSDQDVFVNVVGGVKVAETSADLALLSAVVSSFRDRALPQDLIILGEVGLSGEIRPVPNGLERIQEAAKHGFRRALVPKANAPKKAVEGMQVIPVSRLSEALDALADLSD from the coding sequence ATGGCTAAATCAAAGGTGGCTTATGTCTGCAGTGACTGTGGTTCGGAATCAGCCAAATGGGCCGGGCAGTGCCTGAGCTGTAAGGCCTGGAATACCATTACCGAGTTTCGTGTCGGCAAAGCCAGCAGTGCCGGCGCCAGCCGCCGGGAAGGCTACGCCGGCGCTCTGTCCGATGTGCAGCAACTCGATGAGATTGAGCTCTCCGATTCGGCGCGAATGAGCACGGGCATCGGCGAGTTCGACCGGGTCCTCGGCGGCGGGCTCGTACCGGGGTCTGCCGTCTTGATCGGCGGCCACCCGGGCGCCGGCAAAAGTACATTGTTACTGCAGGCCCTGTGTCTGCTGGCCGAGCGGCAATCTGTTCTCTACGTGACCGGCGAGGAGTCCCTGCAACAGGTGGCTTTGCGGGCTCGTCGCCTGGGCCTGCCGACCGCTGGCGTTCGCATGCTCTCGGAAACCAATGTCGAGCGGATCGTCCAGATTGCGGAACGCGAAAAACCCGGCGTGCTGGTGGTGGACAGTATCCAGGTGATGCACATTGCCGATGTGGAGTCGGCCCCCGGAAGCGTTTCCCAGGTGCGGGAAAGCGCCGCGTTCCTCACCCGTTATGCGAAGCAGACCCAAACCGTCCTGTTTCTGGTTGGACATGTGACCAAAGATGGGTCTCTGGCCGGCCCCAAAGTGCTTGAACACATGATCGATTGTTCCGTGCTGTTGGAAGGCACCAGCGATAGCCGTTTTCGTACGCTGCGAGGTATAAAGAACCGTTTTGGCGCAGTCAATGAGCTTGGTGTTTTCGCAATGCTCGAGCAGGGTCTGAAAGAGGTCAAGAACCCCAGCGCCATATTCCTGAACCGGGCCAGCGAAGCGGCGCCGGGCAGCGTTGTGATGGTCGTATGGGAGGGCACTCGCCCCCTGTTGGTCGAGGTGCAGGCTCTGGTGGACGCCACCCAGGGCGGTTATCCCAGGCGGGTTGCTGTTGGAATGGACCAGAATCGGTTGGCCATGCTGCTGGCGGTACTGCACCGGCACGGCGGCCTGCACTGCAGTGATCAGGATGTGTTCGTCAACGTTGTCGGCGGGGTCAAAGTAGCCGAGACCAGTGCAGACCTGGCTTTGCTCTCGGCCGTGGTCTCCTCGTTCCGGGACCGGGCATTGCCCCAGGACCTGATCATATTGGGCGAGGTGGGCCTCAGTGGTGAAATTCGGCCAGTGCCCAATGGGCTGGAGCGCATCCAGGAAGCCGCCAAGCATGGCTTCCGTCGGGCACTCGTACCCAAGGCTAATGCGCCGAAGAAAGCTGTTGAGGGTATGCAGGTGATCCCGGTGAGTCGCTTGAGCGAAGCTTTGGACGCACTGGCTGATCTGTCAGATTAA
- a CDS encoding PilZ domain-containing protein, which translates to MTNQERRRFHRVLFDAPCEIHQSENVWDSQVLDISLKGVLVRRPDHWDGDVEAPLEVVINLENGAAIVMAVLLKHVERVQLGFQCQYIDLESASHLRRLVELNIGNDELLQRDLAELGAKSGSEPED; encoded by the coding sequence ATGACAAACCAGGAACGCCGCCGCTTTCATCGAGTCCTCTTCGATGCGCCATGCGAAATACACCAGTCAGAGAACGTCTGGGATTCTCAGGTGCTGGACATTTCATTAAAAGGCGTTCTGGTGCGCCGACCTGATCACTGGGACGGCGACGTAGAGGCGCCCCTTGAAGTAGTCATCAACCTGGAAAACGGCGCTGCGATCGTGATGGCGGTTCTGCTCAAACATGTGGAACGGGTCCAGCTAGGGTTTCAGTGCCAGTACATCGACCTGGAAAGCGCTTCACACCTGAGACGCTTGGTCGAGCTTAACATTGGCAACGATGAGCTGTTACAACGCGACCTGGCTGAATTAGGGGCTAAATCAGGCTCTGAACCGGAAGATTGA
- the ettA gene encoding energy-dependent translational throttle protein EttA has product MAQYVFSMNRVGKVVPPKREILKDISLSFFPGAKIGVLGLNGSGKSTLLRIMAGVDNDYIGEARPQPGIKIGYLPQEPELDPSKTVKETVDEAVAAVHDALKRLDEVYTAYAEPDADFDALAKEQGELESYIQAVDGHDIERKLNVAADALRLPPWDANVEHLSGGERRRVALCRLLLSGPDMLLLDEPTNHLDAESVAWLERFLHDYSGTVVAITHDRYFLDNVAGWILELDRGHGIPFEGNYSQWLENKEKRLEIESKQEDSRQRAIKHELEWVRSNPKGRQAKSKARLNRFEELNSQDFQKRNETNELYIPPGPRLGDKVIEVHHVGKQYDNKLLYDDMDFTIPPGSLVGVIGGNGAGKSTLFRMIVGEEKPDKGEIVIGETVELAYVDQSRDLDGDKTVWEELSDGQDIIQVGNYQTQSRAYVSRFNFRGSDQQKQVKDLSGGERNRLHLAKVLKTGGNVLLLDEPTNDLDVETLRALEDALLNFPGCAIVISHDRWFLDRIATHILAFEGDSEVVWFAGNFSEYDADYRRRKGDSAAQPERMKYRKLA; this is encoded by the coding sequence ATGGCTCAGTACGTATTCAGCATGAATAGAGTGGGCAAGGTCGTGCCCCCGAAACGGGAAATTCTCAAGGATATCTCCCTCAGTTTCTTTCCGGGGGCCAAAATCGGGGTGCTTGGTCTTAACGGGTCGGGCAAGTCCACACTGTTGAGGATCATGGCAGGGGTGGATAACGATTACATCGGTGAGGCCCGCCCGCAACCCGGGATCAAGATCGGCTATCTGCCGCAAGAGCCGGAACTGGATCCGAGCAAGACCGTCAAGGAAACAGTCGACGAAGCGGTAGCGGCCGTGCACGACGCACTGAAACGCCTCGATGAGGTCTACACAGCCTATGCTGAGCCCGACGCCGACTTCGACGCGCTAGCCAAAGAACAGGGCGAACTAGAAAGCTATATTCAGGCCGTTGACGGTCATGACATCGAGCGAAAGCTGAATGTTGCTGCCGACGCCTTGCGACTACCGCCCTGGGACGCCAATGTGGAGCACCTCTCCGGAGGTGAGCGCCGCCGGGTCGCCCTTTGTCGCTTGCTGCTGTCAGGCCCGGACATGCTGTTGCTGGACGAGCCGACCAACCACCTGGATGCCGAGAGCGTCGCCTGGCTTGAACGCTTTCTCCACGACTACTCGGGCACGGTTGTCGCCATAACCCACGATCGCTACTTCCTGGATAACGTTGCCGGCTGGATACTGGAACTGGACCGCGGTCACGGTATTCCCTTCGAAGGCAACTACAGCCAATGGCTGGAGAACAAGGAAAAGCGGCTGGAGATCGAGTCCAAGCAGGAGGACTCACGCCAGCGTGCGATCAAACACGAGCTGGAGTGGGTGCGTTCCAACCCGAAAGGCCGCCAGGCCAAGAGCAAAGCCCGCCTCAACCGCTTCGAGGAGCTCAACTCCCAGGACTTCCAGAAGCGCAACGAGACCAATGAGCTTTACATACCCCCGGGCCCTCGCCTGGGCGACAAGGTTATTGAGGTTCACCACGTCGGCAAGCAGTACGATAACAAACTTCTCTACGACGACATGGACTTCACTATCCCGCCCGGCAGCCTGGTAGGCGTTATTGGCGGCAACGGCGCCGGTAAATCCACCCTGTTCCGGATGATCGTCGGCGAAGAGAAGCCGGACAAAGGTGAAATCGTCATTGGCGAGACGGTAGAACTGGCGTACGTGGACCAGAGCCGGGACCTCGATGGCGACAAAACAGTCTGGGAGGAGCTCAGCGACGGCCAGGACATTATTCAGGTGGGCAACTACCAGACCCAGTCCAGGGCCTACGTGAGTCGCTTCAATTTCAGGGGCAGTGATCAGCAGAAGCAGGTCAAGGACCTCTCTGGCGGCGAACGCAACCGCCTGCATCTGGCCAAAGTGCTGAAGACCGGCGGCAATGTACTGTTACTGGATGAACCGACCAACGACCTGGACGTGGAAACCCTGCGCGCACTGGAAGACGCCCTGCTCAACTTCCCCGGCTGCGCCATCGTCATTTCGCACGACCGCTGGTTCCTTGACCGTATAGCGACACACATACTCGCTTTCGAAGGCGACAGCGAAGTAGTCTGGTTTGCTGGCAACTTCAGCGAGTACGATGCCGACTACCGTCGCCGTAAAGGTGATTCGGCCGCCCAACCGGAGCGCATGAAGTACCGCAAACTGGCCTGA
- the glyA gene encoding serine hydroxymethyltransferase translates to MFTRDMKIAGYDDDVWNAMEAEIQRQEDHIELIASENYTSPRVMLAQGSALTNKYAEGYPHKRYYGGCEHVDVVEDLAIERAKQLFGADYANVQPHSGSQANAAVYMALLNPGDKVLGMSLADGGHLTHGAKVNFSGKLYDAIQYGLDAETGLLNYDEIERLAEEHKPKMILAGFSAYSQKLDFARFREIADKVGAYLFVDMAHVAGLVAAGIYPNPVPFADVVTTTTHKTLRGPRGGLILAKANPDLEKKLNSAVFPGGQGGPLMHVIAAKAICFKEAMTDEFKSYQKQVAVNAKAMAEIFVSRGFDVISGGTENHLFLLSLIKQDITGKDADAALGRAHITVNKNAVPNDPRSPFVTSGLRIGTPAVTTRGFGEQECRDLAGWMCDILDNINDEGTIDRVRQQVSEVCRRLPVYAN, encoded by the coding sequence ATGTTTACGCGCGACATGAAAATTGCAGGCTACGACGACGACGTCTGGAATGCCATGGAAGCTGAGATTCAGCGCCAGGAAGATCACATTGAGCTGATTGCCTCAGAAAACTACACCAGCCCCAGGGTCATGCTGGCCCAAGGCTCGGCCCTGACCAACAAATACGCCGAAGGTTATCCGCACAAGCGCTATTACGGCGGTTGCGAACATGTTGACGTGGTCGAGGACCTCGCTATCGAGCGCGCCAAGCAACTGTTTGGTGCTGACTACGCCAATGTCCAGCCTCACTCCGGCTCCCAGGCAAACGCGGCGGTCTATATGGCGCTGCTGAACCCGGGCGATAAAGTGCTGGGGATGAGCCTGGCCGATGGCGGGCATCTGACGCACGGCGCCAAGGTCAACTTCTCCGGCAAGCTGTACGACGCGATTCAGTACGGTCTCGATGCCGAGACCGGGCTGCTCAATTACGATGAGATCGAGCGTCTGGCTGAAGAGCACAAGCCTAAAATGATTCTGGCGGGATTCTCGGCCTACTCCCAGAAGCTCGATTTTGCCCGTTTCCGCGAGATAGCGGACAAAGTCGGTGCATACCTGTTTGTCGACATGGCCCACGTGGCTGGGCTGGTCGCCGCTGGGATCTATCCCAACCCGGTGCCATTTGCCGATGTCGTTACCACCACGACGCATAAGACGCTGCGTGGACCCCGGGGCGGCCTCATCCTGGCCAAAGCCAACCCGGACCTGGAGAAGAAGCTCAATTCAGCTGTTTTCCCCGGCGGGCAGGGTGGCCCCCTGATGCATGTCATCGCGGCGAAGGCCATTTGTTTTAAAGAGGCCATGACCGATGAGTTCAAGTCATACCAGAAGCAGGTGGCCGTCAACGCGAAGGCGATGGCTGAAATCTTCGTCAGTCGCGGCTTTGACGTGATCTCCGGTGGGACCGAGAATCATTTGTTCCTGCTGAGCCTGATCAAGCAGGACATCACCGGCAAAGACGCTGACGCCGCGTTGGGCCGGGCGCATATTACCGTCAACAAGAACGCCGTGCCTAACGACCCGCGGTCTCCCTTCGTTACGTCGGGTCTGCGTATTGGCACGCCGGCCGTTACCACGCGTGGCTTTGGTGAGCAGGAGTGCCGCGATTTGGCCGGCTGGATGTGTGATATCCTCGACAATATCAATGACGAAGGCACTATCGATCGGGTTCGCCAGCAAGTCAGCGAAGTCTGCAGGCGTCTGCCGGTCTACGCGAACTGA
- the nrdR gene encoding transcriptional regulator NrdR, whose translation MHCPFCGEAETKVIDSRLVAEGDQVRRRRECLSCKERFTTFETAELVMPRVVKQDGTRIPFDEDKLRAGMMKALEKRPVSIEEIEAAVNRIKFRLRAVGEREVKSMLIGEEVMTELRQLDKVAYVRFASVYRSFQDLNEFREEIERLSRSGESNGEVASVAAKALSQSNDQ comes from the coding sequence ATGCACTGTCCTTTTTGCGGTGAAGCGGAAACAAAAGTGATCGATTCCCGCCTGGTCGCTGAGGGCGATCAGGTGCGCCGGCGGCGTGAGTGCCTGTCATGCAAGGAACGGTTCACGACATTTGAGACGGCTGAGTTGGTAATGCCCCGCGTGGTCAAGCAGGACGGCACCCGCATACCATTCGACGAAGACAAACTGCGGGCAGGCATGATGAAAGCCCTGGAAAAGCGCCCGGTAAGCATTGAAGAGATCGAGGCTGCCGTAAATCGCATCAAATTCCGGTTACGGGCCGTTGGCGAGCGCGAAGTGAAGTCGATGCTGATAGGCGAAGAAGTCATGACCGAACTGCGCCAGCTCGACAAGGTGGCGTACGTTCGCTTTGCGTCCGTCTACCGCAGCTTTCAGGACCTCAATGAGTTCCGGGAGGAGATTGAACGTCTGTCCCGAAGCGGTGAATCCAACGGAGAAGTTGCCTCTGTCGCCGCCAAGGCGCTGAGCCAGTCCAATGATCAGTAG
- the ribD gene encoding bifunctional diaminohydroxyphosphoribosylaminopyrimidine deaminase/5-amino-6-(5-phosphoribosylamino)uracil reductase RibD, whose product MISSRADNDRVRDRGFMAEAIQLARRGLYSTDPNPRVGCLLVKDDRIVGRGWHRYAGEAHAEVDALAQAGSAARDATAYVTLEPCCHYGRTPPCSRALIEAGIARVVIATADANPQVAGQGIAQLQAAGIETSLGLLEAEAAALNAGFLRRMRGDRPFVRVKIAASVDGRTAMQSGESQWITAGPARADVQRLRARSSAIITGIGTLLEDNPSLTVRPSEMGDLDENASPRTQPCRIVLDSGLRTPPVAKMLQAEGRTVILCRQSNPSASEDAGKSERRTMLEAAGAEVTELPGRAGESGLTWPAIVEWLQAQPFNEVLIEAGATVAGSAITAGIVDELWLYQAPTLLGSRGRPLAELPFDHMAQQQRLTVLDRRQLGADTRTIFSLRASA is encoded by the coding sequence ATGATCAGTAGTCGGGCAGATAACGATCGGGTTCGCGACAGAGGTTTCATGGCCGAGGCCATCCAGTTGGCCCGCCGGGGCCTCTATTCTACAGATCCCAACCCCCGGGTCGGCTGTCTGCTGGTCAAGGACGACCGGATCGTCGGCAGAGGCTGGCATCGCTACGCGGGCGAGGCCCACGCAGAGGTCGATGCGCTCGCCCAGGCCGGAAGTGCGGCCCGCGACGCGACAGCGTACGTCACGCTTGAGCCCTGCTGTCATTACGGGCGAACACCGCCTTGTAGCCGCGCTCTGATCGAAGCCGGAATTGCCCGGGTGGTGATCGCGACGGCGGACGCCAACCCTCAGGTTGCGGGCCAGGGTATAGCTCAGCTCCAGGCAGCTGGTATCGAGACCTCTTTGGGCCTGCTTGAGGCGGAGGCAGCCGCCCTCAATGCAGGGTTCCTCCGGCGAATGCGTGGCGACCGGCCCTTTGTACGGGTGAAAATCGCCGCCAGCGTCGACGGGCGTACCGCCATGCAATCGGGCGAGAGCCAGTGGATCACCGCGGGCCCGGCACGGGCTGATGTGCAACGCTTGCGCGCTCGCAGTTCCGCCATCATCACCGGCATTGGCACTTTGCTTGAAGATAATCCGTCTCTGACGGTCAGGCCCAGTGAAATGGGCGATCTGGATGAGAACGCTTCGCCCAGAACCCAGCCTTGCAGAATCGTGCTGGACTCCGGGTTGCGAACACCCCCGGTCGCGAAAATGCTGCAGGCTGAGGGCCGCACGGTCATCCTCTGCCGGCAGTCGAATCCGTCGGCGAGCGAAGATGCCGGGAAGAGCGAGCGCCGCACGATGCTGGAAGCCGCCGGCGCCGAAGTCACAGAGCTGCCAGGACGGGCAGGCGAGTCTGGTTTGACCTGGCCTGCCATTGTTGAGTGGCTGCAGGCACAGCCGTTCAACGAGGTCCTTATTGAAGCGGGCGCGACCGTTGCCGGATCAGCCATTACCGCGGGTATTGTTGACGAGTTGTGGTTGTACCAGGCGCCCACGTTGCTAGGCAGCAGAGGCAGGCCCTTGGCTGAGCTGCCATTTGATCATATGGCCCAGCAACAGCGACTTACCGTCCTGGATCGCCGTCAGCTTGGTGCGGATACCCGCACAATTTTCAGCCTGAGGGCGTCGGCTTGA
- the ribBA gene encoding bifunctional 3,4-dihydroxy-2-butanone-4-phosphate synthase/GTP cyclohydrolase II — translation MALNSIEEIIEDIRQGKMVVLMDDEDRENEGDVIMAAEMVRPEDINFMASRARGLICLTLSRERCEHLGLRPMVESNGAQFATNFTVSIEAATGVTTGISAADRARTVRAAVARDSGPDDIVTPGHIFPLMAQPGGVLSRAGHTEAGCDLARLAGFEPAAVIVEVMNDDGTMARRPDLETFAQTHGLKIGTIADLIHYRNINERTVTCVDKYDLETEHGVFCLRTYQDTIQGGTHLALTMGEFTADDPVLVRVHITDTLRDLLGASKPDSQSWSLQRAMQRVAQEGCGVIVLLNNGADVYGLEERIRSFFNDRPKSQGAGVSGVFMTVGTGSQILRDLGVGKMRLLSAPIKYTAISGFDLEVVEYLPYADE, via the coding sequence ATGGCATTGAATAGCATCGAAGAGATCATCGAGGACATCCGCCAAGGCAAGATGGTGGTCCTTATGGATGACGAAGACCGTGAGAACGAAGGCGACGTTATCATGGCTGCCGAGATGGTCCGGCCTGAAGATATCAACTTTATGGCGAGTCGCGCCCGTGGCCTGATCTGTCTGACGCTCAGCAGAGAGCGCTGCGAACACCTCGGACTGAGGCCGATGGTCGAGAGCAACGGTGCTCAGTTCGCGACCAACTTTACCGTCTCAATTGAAGCGGCTACCGGCGTTACCACCGGGATCTCGGCCGCTGACAGAGCCCGCACGGTCCGTGCCGCAGTCGCCAGGGACAGCGGTCCCGACGACATTGTCACGCCCGGGCATATCTTTCCATTGATGGCTCAACCCGGTGGCGTGCTTTCCCGCGCAGGTCATACCGAAGCCGGCTGTGATCTTGCCCGGCTTGCCGGCTTCGAGCCCGCAGCGGTTATCGTGGAGGTCATGAACGACGACGGGACCATGGCCCGCCGCCCCGATCTCGAGACGTTCGCGCAGACCCACGGGCTGAAGATCGGCACCATCGCCGACCTGATCCACTATCGTAATATTAACGAGCGTACCGTTACCTGTGTGGACAAGTATGACCTCGAGACCGAGCATGGCGTTTTCTGCCTGCGCACGTACCAGGACACCATCCAGGGCGGGACCCATCTCGCATTGACGATGGGCGAATTTACTGCCGATGATCCGGTACTGGTGCGGGTACATATCACGGATACTTTGCGCGATCTTCTCGGTGCCTCGAAGCCGGACTCCCAGAGCTGGTCGCTGCAACGGGCCATGCAGCGCGTGGCGCAGGAAGGCTGTGGTGTAATCGTCCTGCTGAACAACGGCGCCGATGTCTATGGGCTTGAGGAGCGCATCCGCAGCTTTTTCAACGATCGGCCCAAATCACAGGGCGCCGGAGTGTCCGGTGTCTTCATGACTGTCGGTACGGGTTCGCAAATCCTTCGAGACCTCGGCGTGGGTAAAATGCGCCTGCTCAGTGCGCCGATCAAATACACGGCCATCTCCGGTTTCGACCTGGAGGTCGTCGAATATCTGCCATACGCGGACGAGTAA
- the ribH gene encoding 6,7-dimethyl-8-ribityllumazine synthase gives MKSLEGDFTQVNGKYALVVGRFNGFVVESLVEGAVDALVRHGVDRGNISIYRVPGAYEMPLAAKRIAAKGDCDAIIGLGAVIRGGTPHFDFVAGECASGLSRVMMEADLPVIFGVLTVDSIEQAIERSGTKAGNKGADAALSAMEMVSLFRRMEA, from the coding sequence ATCAAAAGCCTCGAAGGCGACTTCACCCAGGTCAATGGTAAATATGCCCTGGTTGTCGGCCGCTTCAACGGCTTTGTCGTTGAAAGCCTGGTAGAAGGCGCAGTCGATGCCTTGGTTCGTCACGGGGTTGATCGAGGCAATATCAGCATCTATCGCGTTCCCGGCGCCTACGAGATGCCCCTTGCGGCCAAGCGCATCGCCGCCAAAGGTGACTGCGACGCCATCATTGGCCTGGGTGCGGTTATTCGTGGCGGCACCCCTCACTTTGACTTCGTGGCGGGCGAATGTGCCAGCGGTCTGAGTCGGGTGATGATGGAAGCCGACCTTCCGGTGATCTTCGGCGTTCTGACCGTTGATTCGATAGAGCAGGCGATTGAGCGTTCGGGCACGAAGGCGGGCAATAAAGGAGCCGATGCGGCGCTGAGCGCGATGGAAATGGTCAGTCTTTTCCGTCGGATGGAGGCGTAA